A genomic segment from Daphnia carinata strain CSIRO-1 chromosome 1, CSIRO_AGI_Dcar_HiC_V3, whole genome shotgun sequence encodes:
- the LOC130692402 gene encoding plectin-like isoform X2, which translates to MADVVDLIDILVRIKRRRRIDVALVLCLCLLAAAAIEPPLTADEKSQEQEAKERSFATDIHSPSPPSGSFLEKAKESAAEMVERVERALKETAATVKSSISDRMPEEKHEIKPPQESLYGQVKESASDTAERIKRAVGAGEQPEEIAEKPESLLHRAKDWITGTTHETAEQVQQQMPQQPDKSTLQQAKDATVDSAQRAKDATMDAAQRAREATMDAAQRAREATMDTAQRARDATIESAQQARDAASGAAHRVQEGIQNVGSQASDTLGSAYERAKNLVSQNADQAQEQAQQVKQQAEEAAQQGQQEGGSFFQRAKEWVAGSAHEGAEKVEQMKEPSTFEQGRDATMDAAQRAKEATLDTAHQAQEAASRAARQVKEGFQDAGNRAGEAVESAYDRAKNLVYQTGDQAQEQAQRAKQQAEEAAGQGKEQAGSILQRAKEWVTGTSQQAQDMAQQAKDTASESAQQAREKAEEAAKQAEEQSGSFVERAKDWLSGTSDEVKSQAQDTGESMSDTAQQAKESISDAAHRGKEGAQNVGEQGAEQAGSVFQRAKEWVTGTGHQAQDMAQQAKDTASGTARDTKEQAEELARGAQEQTGSLVDKAKEWLSGSGEQAKEKAHEAGESISDTAQQARDSASGAVRQTRETAEDIGNRGTEQAGSILQRAKEWISGTGEQIKDTAHQAGEKASDTAEQVQDAGERASRKMQEGVQKVVAPGKEHIETLYQRTKEGASDAGTEAMRKAQQANQMAMDTVWNLKGATEETGSRGAEEVGSFLKRAKDWVVGSGEQAKEKAQEAAGTVGDTAHQVKEQSQDAAQRGKENAESLLERAKHWVSGSGEQAKETAQQARDSAADAARRAQESVSSTGQQAKDKISGAAEQGKAYVDPVYEKAKEWLTGTKESAEETAQQARDKASEKYDQTGEAIKDRSAQMGEKTQEKMGQAKETSAGVVHKLGDAIHDLRHTIMEKLHIEKPHHEEGSENEPRKQSGGLNILPVADATLEQQPKASRSKEDIPSSDETQSSTFSKLTKRLSAYLGSHENIDNFQPDEDALSDPTQIEDRVAI; encoded by the exons ATGGCTGACGTAGTGGATCTCATCGATATCTTGGT tCGAATTAAAAGGCGACGTCGTATCGATGTTGCGCTAGTCCTTTGTTTGTGTCTCCTGGCGGCTGCCGCGATTGAACCGCCTCTAACCGCCGACGAGAA gTCACAAGAACAAGAAGCAAAGGAAAGATCATTCGCCACCGACATTCACAGTCCATCACCTCCATCTGGCTCGTTCCTGGAAAAAGCGAAAGAATCGGCAGCCGAAATGGTTGAACGGGTAGAAAGAGCCTTAAAAGAAACAGCGGCCACAGTCAAGAGTAGCATCAGTGACCGTATGCCAGAGGAGAAACACGAAATTAAACCTCCACAAGAATCGCTTTACGGCCAAGTTAAAGAATCAGCATCCGATACAGCGGAACGGATCAAGAGAGCCGTTGGCGCTGGCGAACAACCCGAAGAAATAGCTGAAAAGCCAGAATCTTTATTACATCGAGCTAAAGATTGGATAACTGGAACGACGCATGAAACGGCCGAACAAGTCCAACAGCAAATGCCACAACAACCTGATAAGTCGACTTTACAGCAAGCTAAAGATGCCACGGTTGATTCTGCCCAACGCGCTAAAGATGCAACGATGGATGCCGCCCAACGCGCCAGAGAGGCTACCATGGATGCCGCCCAACGCGCTAGAGAGGCTACCATGGATACCGCACAACGCGCAAGAGATGCAACGATCGAATCTGCCCAACAAGCTCGAGATGCTGCGTCCGGAGCGGCTCATCGTGTTCAAGAAGGAATTCAGAACGTGGGTAGCCAAGCCAGCGATACCTTGGGGTCAGCTTATGAACGGGCAAAGAATTTAGTTTCGCAAAATGCTGACCAGGCGCAGGAACAAGCACAGCAAGTCAAACAACAAGCGGAAGAAGCTGCACAACAAGGACAACAAGAAGGCGGATCATTCTTCCAGCGGGCTAAAGAATGGGTGGCAGGCAGCGCTCACGAAGGAGCTGAAAAGGTGGAACAAATGAAAGAGCCTTCCACTTTCGAACAAGGAAGAGATGCTACTATGGATGCTGCCCAGCGCGCAAAGGAAGCCACGCTAGACACTGCTCATCAGGCTCAAGAGGCTGCCTCTCGAGCGGCCAGACAAGTTAAAGAAGGATTTCAAGATGCTGGAAATAGGGCCGGCGAGGCTGTTGAATCAGCCTACGATCGTGCAAAGAATTTAGTTTATCAAACGGGCGATCAAGCTCAAGAACAGGCCCAGCGAGCTAAACAACAAGCAGAAGAAGCTGCTGGCCAAGGAAAAGAGCAAGCTGGATCTATCTTGCAACGAGCCAAGGAATGGGTAACGGGTACAAGCCAGCAGGctcaagatatggcacaacaAGCTAAAGATACGGCGTCAGAGAGTGCCCAGCAAGCTAGAGAGAAAGCAGAAGAGGCGGCCAAACAAGCCGAGGAGCAATCAGGATCCTTTGTGGAGAGGGCAAAAGATTGGCTATCTGGAACGAGCGATGAGGTTAAAAGCCAAGCTCAAGATACTGGAGAATCCATGTCTGATACGGCCCAGCAAGCTAAAGAATCAATTTCGGATGCTGCACATCGAGGAAAAGAAGGAGCTCAAAATGTTGGAGAACAAGGAGCTGAGCAAGCTGGATCCGTGTTCCAACGGGCCAAGGAATGGGTAACAGGAACGGGACATCAGGCTCAAGATATGGCCCAGCAAGCAAAAGATACCGCCAGTGGAACTGCCCGGGACACTAAAGAACAGGCCGAAGAGCTCGCAAGAGGAGCACAGGAGCAAACAGGATCTTTGGTTGATAAAGCCAAAGAATGGTTATCAGGAAGTGGTGAACAGGCGAAAGAGAAAGCACATGAGGCCGGCGAATCCATTTCTGATACGGCCCAACAAGCAAGAGATTCAGCGTCGGGGGCAGTTCGTCAAACGAGAGAAACAGCCGAAGACATTGGCAACAGAGGAACAGAACAGGCGGGATCGATTTTGCAAAGAGCTAAAGAATGGATCTCTGGAACTGGGGAGCAAATCAAAGACACTGCTCATCAAGCTGGAGAAAAAGCATCGGATACAGCCGAACAAGTTCAAGACGCTGGTGAGCGAGCAAGCCGAAAAATGCAAGAAGGAGTGCAGAAGGTGGTAGCTCCAGGTAAAgaacatattgaaactctatACCAACGAACGAAAGAAGGGGCTTCTGATGCTGGTACAGAAGCCATGAGAAAGGCTCAACAAGCTAATCAGATGGCTATGGACACGGTCTGGAACTTGAAGGGAGCAACAGAGGAGACAGGAAGCAGAGGTGCAGAGGAAGTTGGTTCTTTCTTGAAACGGGCCAAGGATTGGGTTGTTGGAAGCGGAGAacaggcaaaagaaaaagcacaAGAGGCAGCTGGAACTGTTGGCGATACAGCCCACCAGGTGAAGGAACAAAGTCAAGATGCTGCACAACGTGGAAAGGAAAATGCGGAATCGCTTTTGGAACGAGCTAAACATTGGGTTTCTGGAAGTGGAgaacaagcaaaagaaacggCCCAACAGGCTCGTGATTCAGCTGCAGATGCTGCACGACGAGCACAAGAATCGGTGTCCAGCACTGGTCAGCAAGCGAAGGATAAGATATCGGGAGCAGCTGAACAAGGCAAAGCTTACGTTGATCCTGTCTatgagaaagcaaaagaatgGTTAACTGGCACAAAAGAGTCAGCAGAGGAAACTGCTCAACAGGCTCGAGACAAAGCTTCAGAAAAGTACGACCAAACTGGCGAAGCTATCAAAGACAGATCGGCTCAAATGGGAGAAAAGACTCAAGAAAAGATGGGCCAAGCTAAAGAGACGAGTGCTGGAGTTGTTCACAAGTTAGGTGATGCCATACACGATTTGAGGCACACCATCATGGAGAAACTTCACATCGAGAAACCTCATCACGAAGAAGGTTCT GAAAACGAACCTAGAAAACAAAGTGGAGGACTCAATATTCTACCTGTCGCTGATGCAAC ATTGGAACAACAACCTAAAGCCAGCCGGTCAAAGGAAGACATTCCGTCTAGTGATGAAACACAGTCGTCTACCTTCTCCAAGTTAACAAAGCGTCTGAGCGCATACTTGGGATCTCAT GAGAACATAGATAATTTCCAGCCGGACGAAGATGCTTTATCAGATCCCACACAAATAGAGGATCGAGTGGCCATATAA
- the LOC130692402 gene encoding plectin-like isoform X1 codes for MADVVDLIDILVRIKRRRRIDVALVLCLCLLAAAAIEPPLTADEKSQEQEAKERSFATDIHSPSPPSGSFLEKAKESAAEMVERVERALKETAATVKSSISDRMPEEKHEIKPPQESLYGQVKESASDTAERIKRAVGAGEQPEEIAEKPESLLHRAKDWITGTTHETAEQVQQQMPQQPDKSTLQQAKDATVDSAQRAKDATMDAAQRAREATMDAAQRAREATMDTAQRARDATIESAQQARDAASGAAHRVQEGIQNVGSQASDTLGSAYERAKNLVSQNADQAQEQAQQVKQQAEEAAQQGQQEGGSFFQRAKEWVAGSAHEGAEKVEQMKEPSTFEQGRDATMDAAQRAKEATLDTAHQAQEAASRAARQVKEGFQDAGNRAGEAVESAYDRAKNLVYQTGDQAQEQAQRAKQQAEEAAGQGKEQAGSILQRAKEWVTGTSQQAQDMAQQAKDTASESAQQAREKAEEAAKQAEEQSGSFVERAKDWLSGTSDEVKSQAQDTGESMSDTAQQAKESISDAAHRGKEGAQNVGEQGAEQAGSVFQRAKEWVTGTGHQAQDMAQQAKDTASGTARDTKEQAEELARGAQEQTGSLVDKAKEWLSGSGEQAKEKAHEAGESISDTAQQARDSASGAVRQTRETAEDIGNRGTEQAGSILQRAKEWISGTGEQIKDTAHQAGEKASDTAEQVQDAGERASRKMQEGVQKVVAPGKEHIETLYQRTKEGASDAGTEAMRKAQQANQMAMDTVWNLKGATEETGSRGAEEVGSFLKRAKDWVVGSGEQAKEKAQEAAGTVGDTAHQVKEQSQDAAQRGKENAESLLERAKHWVSGSGEQAKETAQQARDSAADAARRAQESVSSTGQQAKDKISGAAEQGKAYVDPVYEKAKEWLTGTKESAEETAQQARDKASEKYDQTGEAIKDRSAQMGEKTQEKMGQAKETSAGVVHKLGDAIHDLRHTIMEKLHIEKPHHEEGSVTENEPRKQSGGLNILPVADATLEQQPKASRSKEDIPSSDETQSSTFSKLTKRLSAYLGSHENIDNFQPDEDALSDPTQIEDRVAI; via the exons ATGGCTGACGTAGTGGATCTCATCGATATCTTGGT tCGAATTAAAAGGCGACGTCGTATCGATGTTGCGCTAGTCCTTTGTTTGTGTCTCCTGGCGGCTGCCGCGATTGAACCGCCTCTAACCGCCGACGAGAA gTCACAAGAACAAGAAGCAAAGGAAAGATCATTCGCCACCGACATTCACAGTCCATCACCTCCATCTGGCTCGTTCCTGGAAAAAGCGAAAGAATCGGCAGCCGAAATGGTTGAACGGGTAGAAAGAGCCTTAAAAGAAACAGCGGCCACAGTCAAGAGTAGCATCAGTGACCGTATGCCAGAGGAGAAACACGAAATTAAACCTCCACAAGAATCGCTTTACGGCCAAGTTAAAGAATCAGCATCCGATACAGCGGAACGGATCAAGAGAGCCGTTGGCGCTGGCGAACAACCCGAAGAAATAGCTGAAAAGCCAGAATCTTTATTACATCGAGCTAAAGATTGGATAACTGGAACGACGCATGAAACGGCCGAACAAGTCCAACAGCAAATGCCACAACAACCTGATAAGTCGACTTTACAGCAAGCTAAAGATGCCACGGTTGATTCTGCCCAACGCGCTAAAGATGCAACGATGGATGCCGCCCAACGCGCCAGAGAGGCTACCATGGATGCCGCCCAACGCGCTAGAGAGGCTACCATGGATACCGCACAACGCGCAAGAGATGCAACGATCGAATCTGCCCAACAAGCTCGAGATGCTGCGTCCGGAGCGGCTCATCGTGTTCAAGAAGGAATTCAGAACGTGGGTAGCCAAGCCAGCGATACCTTGGGGTCAGCTTATGAACGGGCAAAGAATTTAGTTTCGCAAAATGCTGACCAGGCGCAGGAACAAGCACAGCAAGTCAAACAACAAGCGGAAGAAGCTGCACAACAAGGACAACAAGAAGGCGGATCATTCTTCCAGCGGGCTAAAGAATGGGTGGCAGGCAGCGCTCACGAAGGAGCTGAAAAGGTGGAACAAATGAAAGAGCCTTCCACTTTCGAACAAGGAAGAGATGCTACTATGGATGCTGCCCAGCGCGCAAAGGAAGCCACGCTAGACACTGCTCATCAGGCTCAAGAGGCTGCCTCTCGAGCGGCCAGACAAGTTAAAGAAGGATTTCAAGATGCTGGAAATAGGGCCGGCGAGGCTGTTGAATCAGCCTACGATCGTGCAAAGAATTTAGTTTATCAAACGGGCGATCAAGCTCAAGAACAGGCCCAGCGAGCTAAACAACAAGCAGAAGAAGCTGCTGGCCAAGGAAAAGAGCAAGCTGGATCTATCTTGCAACGAGCCAAGGAATGGGTAACGGGTACAAGCCAGCAGGctcaagatatggcacaacaAGCTAAAGATACGGCGTCAGAGAGTGCCCAGCAAGCTAGAGAGAAAGCAGAAGAGGCGGCCAAACAAGCCGAGGAGCAATCAGGATCCTTTGTGGAGAGGGCAAAAGATTGGCTATCTGGAACGAGCGATGAGGTTAAAAGCCAAGCTCAAGATACTGGAGAATCCATGTCTGATACGGCCCAGCAAGCTAAAGAATCAATTTCGGATGCTGCACATCGAGGAAAAGAAGGAGCTCAAAATGTTGGAGAACAAGGAGCTGAGCAAGCTGGATCCGTGTTCCAACGGGCCAAGGAATGGGTAACAGGAACGGGACATCAGGCTCAAGATATGGCCCAGCAAGCAAAAGATACCGCCAGTGGAACTGCCCGGGACACTAAAGAACAGGCCGAAGAGCTCGCAAGAGGAGCACAGGAGCAAACAGGATCTTTGGTTGATAAAGCCAAAGAATGGTTATCAGGAAGTGGTGAACAGGCGAAAGAGAAAGCACATGAGGCCGGCGAATCCATTTCTGATACGGCCCAACAAGCAAGAGATTCAGCGTCGGGGGCAGTTCGTCAAACGAGAGAAACAGCCGAAGACATTGGCAACAGAGGAACAGAACAGGCGGGATCGATTTTGCAAAGAGCTAAAGAATGGATCTCTGGAACTGGGGAGCAAATCAAAGACACTGCTCATCAAGCTGGAGAAAAAGCATCGGATACAGCCGAACAAGTTCAAGACGCTGGTGAGCGAGCAAGCCGAAAAATGCAAGAAGGAGTGCAGAAGGTGGTAGCTCCAGGTAAAgaacatattgaaactctatACCAACGAACGAAAGAAGGGGCTTCTGATGCTGGTACAGAAGCCATGAGAAAGGCTCAACAAGCTAATCAGATGGCTATGGACACGGTCTGGAACTTGAAGGGAGCAACAGAGGAGACAGGAAGCAGAGGTGCAGAGGAAGTTGGTTCTTTCTTGAAACGGGCCAAGGATTGGGTTGTTGGAAGCGGAGAacaggcaaaagaaaaagcacaAGAGGCAGCTGGAACTGTTGGCGATACAGCCCACCAGGTGAAGGAACAAAGTCAAGATGCTGCACAACGTGGAAAGGAAAATGCGGAATCGCTTTTGGAACGAGCTAAACATTGGGTTTCTGGAAGTGGAgaacaagcaaaagaaacggCCCAACAGGCTCGTGATTCAGCTGCAGATGCTGCACGACGAGCACAAGAATCGGTGTCCAGCACTGGTCAGCAAGCGAAGGATAAGATATCGGGAGCAGCTGAACAAGGCAAAGCTTACGTTGATCCTGTCTatgagaaagcaaaagaatgGTTAACTGGCACAAAAGAGTCAGCAGAGGAAACTGCTCAACAGGCTCGAGACAAAGCTTCAGAAAAGTACGACCAAACTGGCGAAGCTATCAAAGACAGATCGGCTCAAATGGGAGAAAAGACTCAAGAAAAGATGGGCCAAGCTAAAGAGACGAGTGCTGGAGTTGTTCACAAGTTAGGTGATGCCATACACGATTTGAGGCACACCATCATGGAGAAACTTCACATCGAGAAACCTCATCACGAAGAAGGTTCTGTAACG GAAAACGAACCTAGAAAACAAAGTGGAGGACTCAATATTCTACCTGTCGCTGATGCAAC ATTGGAACAACAACCTAAAGCCAGCCGGTCAAAGGAAGACATTCCGTCTAGTGATGAAACACAGTCGTCTACCTTCTCCAAGTTAACAAAGCGTCTGAGCGCATACTTGGGATCTCAT GAGAACATAGATAATTTCCAGCCGGACGAAGATGCTTTATCAGATCCCACACAAATAGAGGATCGAGTGGCCATATAA
- the LOC130692402 gene encoding plectin-like isoform X3 — MADVVDLIDILVSQEQEAKERSFATDIHSPSPPSGSFLEKAKESAAEMVERVERALKETAATVKSSISDRMPEEKHEIKPPQESLYGQVKESASDTAERIKRAVGAGEQPEEIAEKPESLLHRAKDWITGTTHETAEQVQQQMPQQPDKSTLQQAKDATVDSAQRAKDATMDAAQRAREATMDAAQRAREATMDTAQRARDATIESAQQARDAASGAAHRVQEGIQNVGSQASDTLGSAYERAKNLVSQNADQAQEQAQQVKQQAEEAAQQGQQEGGSFFQRAKEWVAGSAHEGAEKVEQMKEPSTFEQGRDATMDAAQRAKEATLDTAHQAQEAASRAARQVKEGFQDAGNRAGEAVESAYDRAKNLVYQTGDQAQEQAQRAKQQAEEAAGQGKEQAGSILQRAKEWVTGTSQQAQDMAQQAKDTASESAQQAREKAEEAAKQAEEQSGSFVERAKDWLSGTSDEVKSQAQDTGESMSDTAQQAKESISDAAHRGKEGAQNVGEQGAEQAGSVFQRAKEWVTGTGHQAQDMAQQAKDTASGTARDTKEQAEELARGAQEQTGSLVDKAKEWLSGSGEQAKEKAHEAGESISDTAQQARDSASGAVRQTRETAEDIGNRGTEQAGSILQRAKEWISGTGEQIKDTAHQAGEKASDTAEQVQDAGERASRKMQEGVQKVVAPGKEHIETLYQRTKEGASDAGTEAMRKAQQANQMAMDTVWNLKGATEETGSRGAEEVGSFLKRAKDWVVGSGEQAKEKAQEAAGTVGDTAHQVKEQSQDAAQRGKENAESLLERAKHWVSGSGEQAKETAQQARDSAADAARRAQESVSSTGQQAKDKISGAAEQGKAYVDPVYEKAKEWLTGTKESAEETAQQARDKASEKYDQTGEAIKDRSAQMGEKTQEKMGQAKETSAGVVHKLGDAIHDLRHTIMEKLHIEKPHHEEGSVTENEPRKQSGGLNILPVADATLEQQPKASRSKEDIPSSDETQSSTFSKLTKRLSAYLGSHENIDNFQPDEDALSDPTQIEDRVAI; from the exons ATGGCTGACGTAGTGGATCTCATCGATATCTTGGT gTCACAAGAACAAGAAGCAAAGGAAAGATCATTCGCCACCGACATTCACAGTCCATCACCTCCATCTGGCTCGTTCCTGGAAAAAGCGAAAGAATCGGCAGCCGAAATGGTTGAACGGGTAGAAAGAGCCTTAAAAGAAACAGCGGCCACAGTCAAGAGTAGCATCAGTGACCGTATGCCAGAGGAGAAACACGAAATTAAACCTCCACAAGAATCGCTTTACGGCCAAGTTAAAGAATCAGCATCCGATACAGCGGAACGGATCAAGAGAGCCGTTGGCGCTGGCGAACAACCCGAAGAAATAGCTGAAAAGCCAGAATCTTTATTACATCGAGCTAAAGATTGGATAACTGGAACGACGCATGAAACGGCCGAACAAGTCCAACAGCAAATGCCACAACAACCTGATAAGTCGACTTTACAGCAAGCTAAAGATGCCACGGTTGATTCTGCCCAACGCGCTAAAGATGCAACGATGGATGCCGCCCAACGCGCCAGAGAGGCTACCATGGATGCCGCCCAACGCGCTAGAGAGGCTACCATGGATACCGCACAACGCGCAAGAGATGCAACGATCGAATCTGCCCAACAAGCTCGAGATGCTGCGTCCGGAGCGGCTCATCGTGTTCAAGAAGGAATTCAGAACGTGGGTAGCCAAGCCAGCGATACCTTGGGGTCAGCTTATGAACGGGCAAAGAATTTAGTTTCGCAAAATGCTGACCAGGCGCAGGAACAAGCACAGCAAGTCAAACAACAAGCGGAAGAAGCTGCACAACAAGGACAACAAGAAGGCGGATCATTCTTCCAGCGGGCTAAAGAATGGGTGGCAGGCAGCGCTCACGAAGGAGCTGAAAAGGTGGAACAAATGAAAGAGCCTTCCACTTTCGAACAAGGAAGAGATGCTACTATGGATGCTGCCCAGCGCGCAAAGGAAGCCACGCTAGACACTGCTCATCAGGCTCAAGAGGCTGCCTCTCGAGCGGCCAGACAAGTTAAAGAAGGATTTCAAGATGCTGGAAATAGGGCCGGCGAGGCTGTTGAATCAGCCTACGATCGTGCAAAGAATTTAGTTTATCAAACGGGCGATCAAGCTCAAGAACAGGCCCAGCGAGCTAAACAACAAGCAGAAGAAGCTGCTGGCCAAGGAAAAGAGCAAGCTGGATCTATCTTGCAACGAGCCAAGGAATGGGTAACGGGTACAAGCCAGCAGGctcaagatatggcacaacaAGCTAAAGATACGGCGTCAGAGAGTGCCCAGCAAGCTAGAGAGAAAGCAGAAGAGGCGGCCAAACAAGCCGAGGAGCAATCAGGATCCTTTGTGGAGAGGGCAAAAGATTGGCTATCTGGAACGAGCGATGAGGTTAAAAGCCAAGCTCAAGATACTGGAGAATCCATGTCTGATACGGCCCAGCAAGCTAAAGAATCAATTTCGGATGCTGCACATCGAGGAAAAGAAGGAGCTCAAAATGTTGGAGAACAAGGAGCTGAGCAAGCTGGATCCGTGTTCCAACGGGCCAAGGAATGGGTAACAGGAACGGGACATCAGGCTCAAGATATGGCCCAGCAAGCAAAAGATACCGCCAGTGGAACTGCCCGGGACACTAAAGAACAGGCCGAAGAGCTCGCAAGAGGAGCACAGGAGCAAACAGGATCTTTGGTTGATAAAGCCAAAGAATGGTTATCAGGAAGTGGTGAACAGGCGAAAGAGAAAGCACATGAGGCCGGCGAATCCATTTCTGATACGGCCCAACAAGCAAGAGATTCAGCGTCGGGGGCAGTTCGTCAAACGAGAGAAACAGCCGAAGACATTGGCAACAGAGGAACAGAACAGGCGGGATCGATTTTGCAAAGAGCTAAAGAATGGATCTCTGGAACTGGGGAGCAAATCAAAGACACTGCTCATCAAGCTGGAGAAAAAGCATCGGATACAGCCGAACAAGTTCAAGACGCTGGTGAGCGAGCAAGCCGAAAAATGCAAGAAGGAGTGCAGAAGGTGGTAGCTCCAGGTAAAgaacatattgaaactctatACCAACGAACGAAAGAAGGGGCTTCTGATGCTGGTACAGAAGCCATGAGAAAGGCTCAACAAGCTAATCAGATGGCTATGGACACGGTCTGGAACTTGAAGGGAGCAACAGAGGAGACAGGAAGCAGAGGTGCAGAGGAAGTTGGTTCTTTCTTGAAACGGGCCAAGGATTGGGTTGTTGGAAGCGGAGAacaggcaaaagaaaaagcacaAGAGGCAGCTGGAACTGTTGGCGATACAGCCCACCAGGTGAAGGAACAAAGTCAAGATGCTGCACAACGTGGAAAGGAAAATGCGGAATCGCTTTTGGAACGAGCTAAACATTGGGTTTCTGGAAGTGGAgaacaagcaaaagaaacggCCCAACAGGCTCGTGATTCAGCTGCAGATGCTGCACGACGAGCACAAGAATCGGTGTCCAGCACTGGTCAGCAAGCGAAGGATAAGATATCGGGAGCAGCTGAACAAGGCAAAGCTTACGTTGATCCTGTCTatgagaaagcaaaagaatgGTTAACTGGCACAAAAGAGTCAGCAGAGGAAACTGCTCAACAGGCTCGAGACAAAGCTTCAGAAAAGTACGACCAAACTGGCGAAGCTATCAAAGACAGATCGGCTCAAATGGGAGAAAAGACTCAAGAAAAGATGGGCCAAGCTAAAGAGACGAGTGCTGGAGTTGTTCACAAGTTAGGTGATGCCATACACGATTTGAGGCACACCATCATGGAGAAACTTCACATCGAGAAACCTCATCACGAAGAAGGTTCTGTAACG GAAAACGAACCTAGAAAACAAAGTGGAGGACTCAATATTCTACCTGTCGCTGATGCAAC ATTGGAACAACAACCTAAAGCCAGCCGGTCAAAGGAAGACATTCCGTCTAGTGATGAAACACAGTCGTCTACCTTCTCCAAGTTAACAAAGCGTCTGAGCGCATACTTGGGATCTCAT GAGAACATAGATAATTTCCAGCCGGACGAAGATGCTTTATCAGATCCCACACAAATAGAGGATCGAGTGGCCATATAA
- the LOC130692941 gene encoding probable thiopurine S-methyltransferase has translation MEERVEYWSKRWQAEDSPWHKSDVNRFLVSFFYRVQQIKEGKLRIFVPLCGKSHDLKWIYDQGHEVVGLDGVEKPILEFFQEQGITYTKGSEGALQFYISDDGRLKIYHSDLFALDTSVCGKFDGIWDRGSLVALLPEDRVRYAKLLKSLLNENFAYLLDTMQYDQSQYPGPPLSVSVEEVTKLFEDRCDVETLLTVDTNADPTSATSYKIRFNLDECYEIILLLKPKATSL, from the exons ATGGAGGAGCGTGTCGAGTATTGGTCCAAGAGATGGCAAGCAGAGGATTCACCTTGGCATAAATCTGACGTAAATAGATTTCTTgtgagttttttttatcgcgTTCAACAAATTAAAGAGGGAAAATTGCGGATATTTGTCCCTTTGTGTGGCAAAAGCCATGATTTAAAATG GATCTATGATCAAGGACATGAAGTGGTCGGATTAGATGGAGTAGAGAAACCAATTTTGGAGTTCTTTCAAGAACAGGGAATAACCTACACAAAAGGGAGTGAGGGAGCCCTGCAATTCTACATT AGTGATGATGGACGTCTAAAAATCTATCATTCAGATTTATTTGCTTTGGACACATCTGTCTGTGGCAAGTTTGATGGAATCTGGGATCGTGGATCTCTGGTTGCACTTTTACCTGAAGACAGAGTTCG TTATGCAAAGTTATTGAAGAGCCTGTTGAACGAAAATTTCGCCTATTTGCTTGACACCATGCAATATGATCAATCACAATATCCAGGGCCTCCTCTCAGTGTGTCTGTAGAAGAAGTAACTAAACTGTTTG AGGACAGGTGTGACGTGGAAACGCTATTAACCGTTGACACAAACGCTGACCCTACATCGGCTACTTCGTACAAAATTCGCTTTAACCTAGACGAATGCTATGAGATAATTTTGTTGCTCAAACCTAAAGCTACTTCGTTGTAA